The DNA window AGAGATTATCCGCCATAAGCCAGATTGCGGCTGAGGCTGCCCATGAGATAAAAAACCCTTTAAGTGTGGTTAAGACCGGGGTATATTATCTATCTTCGATCTGCAAGGAGGAAAAGATAAAAAAGACACTTTCACAGATGGACAAGGCCATAGAAAGGGCAGCCTCTTATCTGAATAACCTCCTCTCCTTTTCAAGACCACCCATACTCAAAACAACCCAGGTAGATATAAATGAGGTGATTACTGAGACATTAGGAGAGTTACCCGAAGAGGCAAAGGCAGGGGTAGAGATAGAGAAGGATTTAGCACCTGGTCTCCCTTCTATAAGCGCTGATTCTGGGCAACTTAAGGTGGTCTTCTTAAACTTTATCAAGAATGCTATCGAGTCTATGAAGGAAGAGAAAAGGCTGGGGATTAGCACAAAAGAGGCAGAGGAAGAAGGAGCCAGATTTGTCCAGATAAAATTCAAAGATAGTGGTGTGGGTATCCCGGCTGAAGATATAGAAAGGATATTTGACCCCTTTTATACCACCAAGTCCAAGGGCACAGGTCTGGGTTTGGCTATATGTAAGCGGATAATTGATAGCCATCAGGGAAGAATAGAGGTAAAGAGTAAACAGGGTGAAGGAACAACCTTTACCATTAAATTGTCAATATGATGGGGGGAAGAATGGCTAAGATCTTGATTGTTGATGATGAACCGGATTTGGGGGAGATATTGAAAGATACCCTTGAGATTAAAGGCTATGAGGTAGATGTTGTCTTAGATGGTTATCAAGCTATGGCTCAGATAAAGAAGACCCACTATGACCTGACCTTAATGGATGTTAGATTGCCTGGGTTAAATGGGGTAGAGACATTCCTTCGAATTAAGGAAATAGATCCCTTAGTCAAGGTGATTATGATGACGGGTTTTGCTATGGAGGATTTGATAGAGGAAGCATTAAAACAAGGGGCTTATGCCTGTCTTAATAAGCCATTTGACCTGGGAAAGACAATAAAATTGATCGAGAAGGCTATCTACGAGAACCACAAGGTTATCTTGATTGGTAACTACTCAGCCACCACATATTGATTTTGAAGCTTACAGAACACAATATATTGTGGTTCGTCTCCTTTTATAGGTTGCATAGAAAGCCGTTTTTTAGGAATTTTAGCTAACTTTTAAACACCTAAACACAATATGTTGTGGTTTCGCTAGGTAAGGCTACTATATAGAGGCTGAGTAGTTACCTTGATTGTTGACGATGAGGAGGGAATAAGAGAGAATCTCTTCAATATCCTCAAAGAAAGGGGTTATTTGGTCTGTTTGGCTAAGGATGGAGAGGAGGCATTGATGAAGATCAGAAATAGTTCATATCATTGTATCATCCTTGATATTAAACTTCCCAAGATAGATGGGATTACGGTTTTAAAGGAGGCAAAAAGGATAGACCCTAAGGTTATAGTCATTGTAATTACCGGGTATGACCTGCCCTATTTGCTCAAGGAGGCAAAGAACTTGTCTGCCTATGCCTGCCTTAGAAAACCCATTGATATTGCCCAACTGTTGAGTTTGATAGAGGAAGCGAGCGGATATGCTTATCAGTAAGGCAACCTTAACAGGACGACAATAAGAAAAGTAAATTTTCTCCTCTTTTTATCCTCCAAAATTTCTATTGGCTATTGCCTTTGTGGTTGCCAGGCGTCGTTATGGTTTACCAGTTTACCACCTCAACCCGATAAATCGGCCTGTTGCCTATTGGCTATTGCCTTTATCCGCCATCTTATGTTTCTAACTCTATTGTATTATTATGTCTATTTAGAAAACGCTATAGTAGTTACCCCTGATTTATTGAGAAGATTCTCCAAGTATTTCTATTGACATCCCTGTTAATTTGTGATATATTATTGAAGATATCTTCTCCATATTTCGGAGGACAGTAGTGAGAGTTGAGAGCTGAGACCTCTCCGTTCTCCACCCTCGGCTCTTAGAAATGAGGCAAAAAATGCCGACTGGTGATAGGCATAAATCACGAGTTACTCTCGGGATGTTTGGCGGCAAAGGTCAAATATATTCCATGCCGTTGAAGTTGCTTGTTCTGTCAGAGTTGACTCCCCGTGACATTCAGACTGGAATATCATCTGACAGGCTTCAGCGGGTTCGGATTAACAAGGATAATTTCAATGAGGTAATGGAACAATTCAACCTTCGAGTTGTTCTGGAGATACCGAACCGTCTGGCTGATGCCCCCCAAGACCTTCTTATAGAGTTGTCCCTTGAGAATATCAAGTCCTTTCGACCGGAAGCTATTGTGGAGCAGGTAACGGAGCTAAGGGATTTGTGGCGAATCAGGCAACTACTGGTTGACTTGCGGGAGCGAAAGGTTTCGCGGCGTGAGGTTCAGCAGTGTCTTAGTGATTGGAGGGGCAGTTCGGCGCTGCGGGAGCAAATTAAGATGGCTCTGTCAACCTCGCCGGCCGCGCCTCAACCAACTCGAGCGCCTTCTCAACCCTCGAAGGTTAAACCGCCCACATCTAAGGATGCCCTCGACACACTCTTCGATATGGTCGAGGTACCGGAGACATTAAGTAAGCCCGCCCCATCCCCACGGCCGGTGAGTTCCACTCTGGGTGAGGTGATCTCCCTCATTGCAGGTAGTCAGCCATCGGAGGAGCCAGTGAATGCCCAAGCAGTGGCGGCGGTAATTGCCGATCTCGACGCTACTCTGAGTGCGCCGGTTAATGAGATCCTTCATCATCCTGAGTTTCGTCGATTAGAATCTGCATGGCGAGGGCTGAAATTTCTGGTTGACCGGACCGACTTTCGGGAGGATATCCAAATCGAAGTCCTCAGCCTTTCCAAGGATTCCTTAAGCCGCACCTTTGATGAATACATCTTTCAACCGGAATACGAGAAAATAACTGACGCCTCTGTCTCGGTTATCATCGCCGACTACGAATTTGACAATTCACCGCCGGATATTGATCTGCTTAGAGAACTATCGGAAAAGGTTGAGAGGCTTCAGACCCCCTTTATCTCTTCCATTGGGCCATCCTTCTTTGTGTCCCCATCCGCCATCCCAGGCACCCACGAAGTGGGTGCGCCATCCGCCATATTTGAGGGTCCTGAGCACATCAAGTGGAAGGGATTTCGCCGGACTGAATCCTCCCGCTGGCTCGCCTTGGTCTTTAACCGATTTCTATTGCGTCTTCTTTATGGGGTGGAAGGAAATCGGGTAAAGGTTTACCAGGCCGGCTCGGCCTTCGATTTTCAAGAGGAGACTGAATACCTTTGGGGCAATCCGGTCTGGGCCTTAGCCAGTCTGCTGACAGCCAGCTTTGCCAGGACAGGCTGGTGCACCCAAATAATCGGTGTCCGTTATGGTGCGATTGAGAATCTGCCGGTCTGGGAATACCCACGGCGAAACAGCCACGAAAAGGTGAGTATGCCCCTCGAATTCCTTCTGCCCGAGCAAAAGCAATCAGATCTGGCCGAGAACGGGATCATCGCCCTTACTTGCCGGGTTAATTCTGATGCAGCCATTGTCTTTTCCGCCCCCACGGTTCATCTGCCTGAGCGTTACGCGGAGGCGGCTGAAAGCCTCAAGAGTGTCCGGCGGGCGGCCCTTTCATATCAATTGTTCGCGAGTCGGATTACTCACTATGTGGAACGGATTCAAGGTGAGATCATCCCGGGAAATACACCAGAAGGCATAAAGAGCGATTTGGCGAGGGCGCTAAGCGCCTTTATCGGCAAGCAAGGCGAAGTGGCGGCTGAGATGGTTGAAAGCGAAGAACAGCCTGGCTGCTATGAACTTGTCCTTTCTATTTTACCAGGACGGGAAATTATGCCGGAAGGGACTGAGCTGGAATTGAGGCTGCGAATCAGGTGAGGATTGATCCAAAATAGTGACTTAGATAATGGCTTATGCTTAACTGTTTGGCATCGTCCCAATTTGAAAGAAAGGGAGGATGAGGATACAAATGGCCAAAAGATCCAAAGTAGCAGAATATTATGTTATATATGAGCGGGATGAGGACGGATATTTCATTGCTTCTTGTCCCTCAATCAAAGGGTGTGTAGCGGCCGGCAAGACTCTGGATGAGGCCTATCAGAATATTAAAGAGGCGATAGAGAGTTGTCTGGAAGCCCTAGAGAAGATGGAAAGGAGTTTCCCTGAAGAGAAATTTCCTCACGAAAAGATTGCTCAAATGTCACTGGTAACAGTAGGTATATAATAGTATATCCAGGGGCTAAACTAACGGTATGTTCATACAGGGAGCTTGCCCAAAAATTAGAAAGAGCCGGCTATATCAAGATTAGAACCAGTAAACATCCAGTCTATTACAGCAAGCGATAGGGGATGACAGTGCCAGTTCCTATGCATTCCGGAGATTCGCCCAATGGCCTTTTGAGGAGAATTATCAAGGAAATGGGAATGAGTGTAAAAGAGTTCAATGAACTTTGATAAACGAGGTGATTTTAAATGCCATCCTATCCCAAGATCGTCTGGAACGAGGGGATGTTTCTTACCCCCCAGCATTTTCAGCGATGGGACCATTATCATGAGAATCTCCTTGATTTTCGGATGAGGTCTATTATGCCGCTGGGTTGGGGGTTAAGGGATCTGAAAATAAATCAAGAGGCTCTGGAGAATGGCAATTTTATCCTGGTATCCTGTCAGGGGATACTTCCAGGAGGCACATCCGTTGATATTCCGAATACGGATGAGTCGCCGGTAAGTCGACCAATTGAAAAACATTTTGGCCCGTCTCTGAGCGCCCTTGACGTGTATTTAGCCATCCCTGTAGAACGGCCAGGAAAGGCAAGCTGTTCCCTCGAAAGCAGGAAAGGCCCTCTGGAAACGCGATATTACAGGGAATTTGTGCGGGTAGTAGATGAAAACACCGGCGAGGCCGGGAATGAGCAGGAGATTCCGGTAGCTAAAAAGAATCTGAAGATTCTCTTTGGCGGAGAGTCCCTGGATGATCACGACTGCCTTAAGATTGCTGAATTAGGTCGATCTCCGAGCGGCGTTATTGTTCTGCGGGATGACTATATCCCGCCCTGTATAGCTATTTCTGCCTCACCGCCATTAATGAAGATGCTTGGCCGCCTGATGGAGGTGCTTACCACCAAAAGCAATGAACTGTCAGAGCAGTTCCGCCAAAGGGAGAGCGGCTTGTATGAATTTGGGGCAGCCGATATTTCCAATCTCTGGTTCCTGCATACCATTAATTCCTTTATCCCGGAAGTTTATCATTTTTATCGTATGTCGGGGGTCCATCCGGAAAAACTCTTCCGTCTTCTTTTGCGCTTTGCCGGAACCATAACGGCCTTTAATGCCCATATCCGGCCGATGGACTTGCCTGGCTATGACCATAAAAATCCGGCGTCTTGTTTTGGTTATCTTGACAAGGTAATTCGGGAATTCTTACAGATGCTGGCCCCCGTTACCATGTATAAATTGATCCCCTTGAGAAAAGTTAGCGAATCCGTCTACGAGGCAGGCATAGATGATTATCTATTTACCCCTTCCTACAGATTTTATTTGGCGGTCAAGGGGGAAGGGAGTCAGAGAGATTTGATTGAGGGAATCTTGCAAAGGGCGAAAATCGCTTCGGCCGGAGAAATTAATCTGCTCATTGGCAAGGCCCTGCGAGGTATTAATCTTATTCATTTGCCCTCCCCACCAGCGGCCATTCCCAAGAGATCAGGATATTCTTATTTTAGCCTGGACTTGCGGGGGGATTATTGGGCCAATATTCAGCAGTCGAAATCTTTGGCTATTTATATCCCTCCCGGGTTTACGAAGGTGGAATTGGAATTGATGGCGGTGGAAGAAATGGGTGGGAAATGAATCCGAAAATCGGGCCTGGTTGAGTATAGTGGTTATTAGTAAAAAATTCTCATGTTTTTGCTATAAAGAGCCGATATAACGATATAAATAGTAGGAGGATAAAATGGAAGAGGATAACAAAGAGCGCCGGGCAGAAGCCCTGGAAGTAGCGATAGGATATGTGGAAAGGCAGTTTGGGAAAGGGGCATTGATGCGGCTGGGTGAAAAAGCCAAAATAGGCGAGGTGCCGGCTATTTCCACCGGGGCCTTGACCCTTGACTTAGCTATTGGGGTGGGAGGCGTCCCCAGGGGAAGAGTGATTGAAGTTTTTGGTCCGGAATCTTCAGGAAAAACCACCCTCACCCTGGAAATAATTGCTCATGCCCAACGTCAAGGGGGGATAGCTGCCTTTATTGATGCCGAACATGCCATGGACCCCACTTACGCCCGAAAGG is part of the bacterium genome and encodes:
- a CDS encoding response regulator — protein: MAKILIVDDEPDLGEILKDTLEIKGYEVDVVLDGYQAMAQIKKTHYDLTLMDVRLPGLNGVETFLRIKEIDPLVKVIMMTGFAMEDLIEEALKQGAYACLNKPFDLGKTIKLIEKAIYENHKVILIGNYSATTY
- the tssC gene encoding type VI secretion system contractile sheath large subunit produces the protein MPTGDRHKSRVTLGMFGGKGQIYSMPLKLLVLSELTPRDIQTGISSDRLQRVRINKDNFNEVMEQFNLRVVLEIPNRLADAPQDLLIELSLENIKSFRPEAIVEQVTELRDLWRIRQLLVDLRERKVSRREVQQCLSDWRGSSALREQIKMALSTSPAAPQPTRAPSQPSKVKPPTSKDALDTLFDMVEVPETLSKPAPSPRPVSSTLGEVISLIAGSQPSEEPVNAQAVAAVIADLDATLSAPVNEILHHPEFRRLESAWRGLKFLVDRTDFREDIQIEVLSLSKDSLSRTFDEYIFQPEYEKITDASVSVIIADYEFDNSPPDIDLLRELSEKVERLQTPFISSIGPSFFVSPSAIPGTHEVGAPSAIFEGPEHIKWKGFRRTESSRWLALVFNRFLLRLLYGVEGNRVKVYQAGSAFDFQEETEYLWGNPVWALASLLTASFARTGWCTQIIGVRYGAIENLPVWEYPRRNSHEKVSMPLEFLLPEQKQSDLAENGIIALTCRVNSDAAIVFSAPTVHLPERYAEAAESLKSVRRAALSYQLFASRITHYVERIQGEIIPGNTPEGIKSDLARALSAFIGKQGEVAAEMVESEEQPGCYELVLSILPGREIMPEGTELELRLRIR
- a CDS encoding response regulator, with product MIVDDEEGIRENLFNILKERGYLVCLAKDGEEALMKIRNSSYHCIILDIKLPKIDGITVLKEAKRIDPKVIVIVITGYDLPYLLKEAKNLSAYACLRKPIDIAQLLSLIEEASGYAYQ
- the tssK gene encoding type VI secretion system baseplate subunit TssK, whose product is MPSYPKIVWNEGMFLTPQHFQRWDHYHENLLDFRMRSIMPLGWGLRDLKINQEALENGNFILVSCQGILPGGTSVDIPNTDESPVSRPIEKHFGPSLSALDVYLAIPVERPGKASCSLESRKGPLETRYYREFVRVVDENTGEAGNEQEIPVAKKNLKILFGGESLDDHDCLKIAELGRSPSGVIVLRDDYIPPCIAISASPPLMKMLGRLMEVLTTKSNELSEQFRQRESGLYEFGAADISNLWFLHTINSFIPEVYHFYRMSGVHPEKLFRLLLRFAGTITAFNAHIRPMDLPGYDHKNPASCFGYLDKVIREFLQMLAPVTMYKLIPLRKVSESVYEAGIDDYLFTPSYRFYLAVKGEGSQRDLIEGILQRAKIASAGEINLLIGKALRGINLIHLPSPPAAIPKRSGYSYFSLDLRGDYWANIQQSKSLAIYIPPGFTKVELELMAVEEMGGK
- a CDS encoding type II toxin-antitoxin system HicB family antitoxin translates to MAKRSKVAEYYVIYERDEDGYFIASCPSIKGCVAAGKTLDEAYQNIKEAIESCLEALEKMERSFPEEKFPHEKIAQMSLVTVGI